Proteins co-encoded in one Nonlabens agnitus genomic window:
- a CDS encoding PQQ-dependent sugar dehydrogenase, whose product MRILLAISALLILSTSCKKAFSETNDADSLAVLSFETPYVTNDSVNQKVPKVDGIPLIEDQKNYTVTSVVEGLNNPWGMDWLPNGDLIYTEKEGKMFRFDGTTSIEIQNVPEVYIRGQGGLLDVMVHPDFDANNIIFISYASSTGDEDGGNTAIASAVLNNDELTNLKVLYKAVPNTKKGQHFGSRFAWGNDNKLYFSIGERGERDVNPQDITRDGGKIYRINDDGSIPEDNPFVGITDAITAAYTYGNRNPQGLLKHPVTGEIIAHEHGPRGGDEINIIKAGVNYGWPIISYGINYSGSKFTEITEKEGMAQPIYYWVPSIAPSGFAVINDVSYGDWNGNFLVGSLKFQYLEMLYMDGHQVTKREKLVDGLGRLRNVKIGPDNQIYIGVEGKGIYKISR is encoded by the coding sequence ATGAGAATTCTGCTTGCCATAAGTGCTTTACTTATACTTTCCACATCCTGTAAAAAGGCATTTTCTGAAACCAACGATGCTGATTCTTTAGCAGTCTTATCTTTTGAAACACCTTATGTGACAAATGACAGTGTCAATCAAAAAGTGCCTAAGGTAGATGGCATTCCACTGATTGAAGATCAAAAAAACTATACGGTAACGTCTGTTGTGGAAGGGCTCAACAATCCATGGGGCATGGATTGGCTGCCTAATGGTGATTTGATCTATACAGAAAAGGAAGGTAAAATGTTTCGTTTTGATGGTACTACTTCTATTGAAATTCAAAACGTTCCCGAAGTTTACATACGTGGACAAGGTGGATTGCTGGATGTAATGGTTCATCCAGATTTTGATGCCAACAATATCATTTTTATATCCTACGCTAGTTCTACCGGTGATGAAGATGGCGGAAACACTGCTATTGCCAGTGCCGTTTTAAACAACGACGAATTGACTAATCTCAAAGTACTGTACAAAGCAGTTCCCAACACTAAAAAAGGACAGCATTTTGGCAGCAGGTTTGCTTGGGGCAACGATAACAAATTATACTTCTCCATAGGCGAACGTGGCGAGCGCGACGTGAATCCGCAAGATATTACTCGTGATGGCGGAAAGATTTATAGAATTAATGATGACGGCAGCATTCCAGAAGACAATCCTTTTGTGGGAATCACAGATGCGATAACCGCGGCCTACACGTACGGTAATAGAAACCCACAAGGTTTGTTGAAACATCCTGTTACTGGTGAGATTATTGCCCACGAGCATGGTCCTCGCGGCGGTGATGAAATCAACATCATAAAAGCTGGTGTGAACTATGGCTGGCCTATTATAAGCTACGGCATCAACTATAGTGGTAGCAAATTCACTGAGATTACCGAGAAAGAAGGAATGGCACAGCCTATTTATTACTGGGTTCCCAGCATTGCACCTAGCGGCTTTGCTGTTATCAATGATGTTTCTTACGGAGACTGGAATGGGAATTTTCTAGTGGGTAGTTTAAAATTCCAGTACCTAGAAATGCTCTATATGGATGGTCATCAAGTGACCAAACGTGAAAAACTGGTAGACGGTTTAGGCCGTTTACGCAATGTCAAAATAGGTCCCGACAATCAGATTTATATAGGAGTTGAGGGCAAAGGCATCTATAAGATTAGCCGATAA
- a CDS encoding c-type cytochrome, protein MNKIVSIIILSLLFTSCGNEAKKETTAATTVTKAEPLDPLEESVKRGREIYSELCVTCHLPNGKGVPGAFPPLNPSDWLTKKRTESIHAVKYGLKGEIVVNGEPYNNVMLALGLDDQEVADVMNYTIQTWNKGDMVTVEEVAAVEKE, encoded by the coding sequence ATGAACAAAATAGTGAGCATTATTATCCTCTCGTTGCTTTTTACCAGTTGTGGGAATGAAGCAAAAAAAGAAACTACAGCTGCAACAACTGTAACAAAAGCAGAGCCTCTCGACCCATTAGAGGAAAGTGTGAAACGCGGCAGGGAAATCTATTCCGAATTATGTGTAACCTGCCACTTGCCTAACGGTAAAGGAGTTCCTGGTGCGTTCCCACCGTTAAATCCTTCTGACTGGCTCACTAAAAAGCGAACCGAAAGCATACATGCTGTAAAATATGGTTTGAAAGGTGAGATTGTTGTCAACGGTGAGCCATATAACAATGTGATGCTGGCGTTGGGATTGGACGATCAAGAAGTGGCAGATGTAATGAACTACACCATCCAGACCTGGAACAAAGGCGATATGGTAACTGTGGAAGAAGTGGCTGCAGTAGAAAAGGAATAA
- a CDS encoding DUF2853 family protein, with translation MSKFDEKLEKYVASYKEHVGGNLDEELLKKVTKGLGPSIYNRDAETVSAEKSEMERVVTNYLQKKLGLSGDNLMASVEAVIEKYGKSNRSKYRAVVYYMLCVHHGKQSVYN, from the coding sequence ATGAGTAAATTTGATGAAAAGCTTGAAAAATACGTGGCATCCTACAAAGAACATGTTGGAGGCAACCTTGATGAAGAATTACTTAAAAAAGTAACCAAAGGTTTAGGCCCATCGATCTACAATCGCGATGCAGAAACAGTAAGCGCCGAGAAATCTGAGATGGAACGCGTGGTGACCAACTATCTTCAAAAGAAATTAGGTCTTTCAGGAGATAATCTAATGGCATCTGTTGAAGCCGTCATCGAGAAATACGGAAAGAGTAACCGCTCTAAGTATCGTGCTGTAGTGTATTATATGTTGTGTGTACACCACGGTAAGCAGTCCGTTTACAACTAG
- the menD gene encoding 2-succinyl-5-enolpyruvyl-6-hydroxy-3-cyclohexene-1-carboxylic-acid synthase — MMTSVLHAQQIIQLFKKRDIKNIIISPGSRNAPLTISFSQDSFFNCYSIVDERCAGHFAMGIAQQLQEPTVLLCTSGSALLNYYPAVAEAYYSEIPLIVLSADRPPHKIDIGDGQTIRQKHVFANHILFDTQLEMITRSDQKEYLITNERQLNKAINTAISKHGPVHINVPFEEPLYNTVEQPSMDVKVMDVLKDETTEIPAAFYENWNNSKRKLVILSTLNPPVFEKEDIDRLTADGSVLVMSEVSSNIVHENIVWGIDTLIAPIEFDDDQIAALQPDMVVTIGGMIVSKKIKQYLRRFETNIHYHIGKRRAYDTFFKLAAHIKIAPRKWLHSLPVQTQPSTYQEQWLHHFKDYLSKRPAYFEKIGWSDMKVFELLFEHLPDDIVLQLGNSSTIRYAQLFKMNATHRIFSNRGTSGIDGCTSTAIGAAVGSGMPTVLITGDLSFFYDSNGLWNNYIPKNFKIILINNSGGGIFRILPGEKQEVYFSTYFETTHHLDASHLCAMHGFGYTKIDEEFAFAKAYQQFIHTNTAPQLLEIQTPREINDKILLDYFKFLR, encoded by the coding sequence ATGATGACATCCGTTCTACACGCTCAGCAAATCATCCAGTTATTCAAGAAAAGGGATATTAAAAACATTATTATATCTCCAGGTTCTCGCAATGCTCCATTAACCATTAGTTTCTCTCAGGATTCATTCTTCAATTGCTATAGTATTGTTGATGAGCGATGTGCAGGGCATTTTGCGATGGGAATTGCGCAACAGCTGCAGGAGCCAACGGTCCTTCTTTGTACCAGCGGTAGTGCTTTGCTCAATTATTATCCTGCGGTGGCAGAGGCCTACTATAGTGAGATACCATTAATTGTTTTAAGTGCTGACCGTCCACCACACAAGATTGATATAGGCGATGGCCAGACCATCCGCCAAAAACATGTTTTTGCAAACCATATCTTGTTTGATACGCAACTGGAAATGATCACTAGATCAGATCAAAAGGAATATTTGATTACTAACGAGCGGCAGCTCAATAAAGCGATCAACACAGCTATATCAAAACACGGTCCTGTTCACATCAACGTCCCATTTGAAGAACCGCTGTATAATACGGTAGAACAGCCATCTATGGATGTGAAAGTGATGGATGTACTCAAAGACGAGACTACTGAAATCCCAGCAGCATTTTACGAAAACTGGAACAATTCAAAACGTAAGCTTGTTATACTCTCGACGCTCAATCCGCCGGTATTTGAGAAGGAAGATATAGATCGTTTAACCGCAGACGGCAGTGTGTTGGTAATGAGTGAAGTAAGCTCAAATATCGTGCACGAGAATATTGTTTGGGGAATCGACACCTTAATAGCGCCTATTGAATTTGACGATGACCAGATTGCAGCCTTGCAGCCAGATATGGTAGTTACCATAGGCGGTATGATCGTTTCTAAAAAAATCAAGCAGTACCTGCGCAGGTTTGAGACCAACATCCATTACCACATAGGCAAACGTAGGGCCTATGATACCTTTTTTAAACTTGCCGCACATATCAAGATCGCGCCTAGAAAATGGTTGCACTCGCTACCAGTGCAAACACAACCCAGCACTTATCAAGAGCAATGGCTCCATCATTTCAAGGATTACCTTTCAAAGCGTCCTGCCTATTTTGAAAAAATAGGATGGAGCGATATGAAGGTTTTTGAATTGTTATTTGAACACCTTCCAGATGACATCGTTTTGCAATTAGGTAATAGTAGTACCATTAGGTATGCGCAGTTATTCAAGATGAACGCCACACACCGTATTTTTTCTAATCGTGGCACCAGCGGTATCGATGGCTGTACCAGTACTGCCATAGGTGCTGCAGTAGGTTCTGGAATGCCGACGGTTTTAATTACTGGAGATCTTAGTTTTTTCTACGATTCCAATGGACTTTGGAACAATTACATTCCCAAGAACTTTAAGATCATACTGATCAACAATAGCGGTGGTGGCATCTTTAGAATCTTGCCAGGTGAGAAGCAGGAAGTTTATTTCTCCACCTATTTTGAGACTACACACCATTTAGACGCCAGTCACTTGTGTGCCATGCATGGATTTGGTTATACAAAGATTGATGAAGAGTTCGCTTTCGCGAAAGCGTACCAACAATTCATCCATACCAACACTGCACCACAATTGTTGGAGATACAGACACCGCGTGAAATCAACGATAAGATATTATTGGACTACTTCAAATTTTTGAGGTAA
- a CDS encoding chorismate-binding protein: MRKSFSWGIQRRTLDGVAVNLPENVKIEHQNRVQSAVTSLKNEAFKKVVLSLKHTVAKSTDPLKILTNLLDEYPQANCYFFHHPSIGTWLGATPETLVSYKDGLLKTMSLAGTKSALADPQIPWGIKEKNEQQLVTDFISKALEKVTGKKPDVGDVETIQAGSLLHLKTSLEVPVDYGKINEVVNELHPTPAVCGLPRQAALDYIRNHENYNRSFYTGYIGVQNPVERRADYYVNLRCLEIDKSNIHLYAGGGITELSVPQDEVQEIENKLMTMARIIT, from the coding sequence GTGAGGAAAAGCTTTTCATGGGGAATTCAAAGGAGAACCTTAGATGGTGTTGCCGTTAATTTGCCAGAAAATGTAAAAATAGAGCACCAAAATAGAGTGCAAAGTGCAGTTACATCACTTAAAAACGAAGCATTTAAAAAGGTGGTTCTCTCTTTAAAGCACACTGTTGCTAAAAGTACCGATCCGCTAAAAATTCTTACTAATTTGCTGGATGAATATCCTCAAGCTAATTGTTATTTCTTCCATCATCCATCTATTGGAACTTGGTTGGGTGCTACACCAGAGACGCTCGTTTCCTACAAAGATGGATTGCTCAAAACCATGTCACTGGCAGGTACAAAAAGTGCTCTTGCCGATCCGCAAATACCATGGGGAATCAAAGAGAAAAACGAACAGCAATTGGTCACTGATTTCATATCAAAGGCACTAGAGAAAGTGACCGGGAAAAAACCCGATGTTGGAGATGTCGAAACTATCCAAGCAGGTTCCTTACTCCACTTGAAAACATCGCTAGAAGTTCCTGTTGATTACGGTAAAATTAATGAGGTCGTAAATGAATTACATCCTACTCCAGCAGTTTGTGGTCTTCCTAGACAAGCAGCTTTGGATTACATCAGGAACCATGAAAACTATAACCGCAGTTTTTACACAGGATATATAGGTGTTCAGAATCCGGTGGAGCGTCGAGCAGATTATTATGTCAACCTTAGGTGTTTGGAAATTGACAAATCAAATATTCATCTATATGCTGGCGGTGGTATTACAGAGTTGAGCGTTCCACAAGATGAGGTGCAAGAAATCGAGAATAAGTTGATGACTATGGCGCGAATCATTACTTAA
- a CDS encoding hotdog fold thioesterase, giving the protein MDKQKILSQCNAICKNTLMETLDIEFIDVGADFLTAKMPVNSRVHQPDGVLHGGASVALAESVGSAASYLFLDTDSFAIRGLEISANHTRSKVNGYVFATARFLHKGRTTQLWEIKITDEEERLISICKLTTIALKKNT; this is encoded by the coding sequence ATGGACAAACAAAAGATACTATCGCAGTGTAACGCCATTTGTAAGAACACACTTATGGAAACGCTGGATATCGAATTCATCGATGTAGGTGCCGATTTTCTAACGGCAAAAATGCCTGTAAATTCACGTGTGCATCAGCCTGATGGTGTACTTCATGGAGGTGCCAGCGTGGCGCTGGCGGAGTCTGTAGGCAGTGCGGCAAGTTATCTATTTTTGGACACGGATTCTTTCGCCATTCGAGGGTTGGAAATCAGTGCCAATCATACCCGATCTAAAGTTAATGGGTATGTGTTTGCTACCGCCAGATTCCTACACAAGGGACGAACCACCCAACTATGGGAAATCAAGATTACTGATGAGGAGGAACGTTTGATTTCCATCTGTAAATTAACGACCATAGCTTTAAAGAAAAACACTTAA
- a CDS encoding alpha/beta hydrolase, protein MVKMVSYVHTNSYEVLYPTTKSTKNIWICFHGLGYLSRYFKKYFKDLDPETNAVIVLQAPSKFYLDKKFKHVGASWLTRVDTVQEMDNNLHYIDEVIKNEKLVGDPRLILMGYSQGVSIATRFLKHYAQPIKALIMHSGSIPDELNEQDGKLFKAMADRIIHIVGTQDEYLTEERIEKEQQKIDLLFGEKCEFHRPTIKHEVDVELIISISKTLS, encoded by the coding sequence ATGGTAAAGATGGTTTCTTACGTTCACACGAATTCTTATGAAGTATTATACCCTACTACAAAAAGCACCAAAAACATTTGGATTTGTTTTCATGGCTTGGGCTACCTCTCTCGATATTTCAAAAAGTATTTCAAGGATCTCGATCCAGAAACAAATGCCGTTATCGTTCTTCAGGCTCCTTCTAAATTCTATTTAGATAAGAAATTCAAACACGTCGGTGCCAGTTGGCTCACCAGAGTGGATACAGTTCAGGAAATGGACAACAATCTCCATTATATTGACGAGGTTATAAAGAATGAAAAGTTGGTAGGCGATCCACGTCTTATCCTTATGGGGTATTCCCAAGGAGTTTCCATTGCAACACGTTTCTTGAAGCACTATGCACAGCCCATAAAAGCACTCATTATGCATAGCGGTAGCATACCTGATGAGCTTAATGAGCAAGACGGTAAGCTTTTCAAGGCGATGGCAGATCGCATCATCCATATTGTCGGAACTCAAGATGAGTACCTCACCGAAGAGCGTATAGAAAAAGAGCAGCAAAAGATCGACCTTTTATTTGGTGAAAAATGTGAGTTTCATCGACCAACGATCAAACATGAAGTAGATGTCGAGCTAATCATATCTATATCTAAAACCCTATCATAA
- the rdgB gene encoding RdgB/HAM1 family non-canonical purine NTP pyrophosphatase, whose protein sequence is MQLIFATHNPNKLQEVQQMMPSSIKLLSLEDVQLFDEIPETAATIKENAILKTDYIKTRFDLPVFADDTGLIVPALAGDPGVRSARYAGEHKNSQNNMDLLLSNLEGKENRSAYFLTVISLYLNGKQHVFEGRCDGEILQHRQGEKGFGYDPIFRPKGFDKSFAQMDMDQKSEISHRGMALKKLINYLNGIKID, encoded by the coding sequence ATGCAATTAATATTTGCCACGCATAACCCCAACAAGCTCCAAGAAGTGCAACAAATGATGCCTAGCAGCATTAAACTTTTGAGCCTTGAGGACGTCCAACTATTTGACGAAATTCCAGAGACAGCTGCCACTATTAAAGAAAATGCCATCCTTAAAACTGATTATATCAAAACTAGATTTGATCTTCCTGTTTTTGCAGACGATACCGGTTTGATCGTTCCCGCGCTTGCTGGCGATCCAGGTGTGCGATCTGCGAGATATGCTGGTGAGCATAAAAACAGCCAAAATAATATGGATCTACTTTTGTCAAATCTTGAAGGCAAGGAAAACAGATCTGCCTATTTTTTGACCGTCATCTCACTGTATCTCAATGGCAAACAACACGTTTTTGAAGGACGCTGTGATGGCGAGATACTCCAGCATCGACAAGGCGAGAAGGGATTTGGCTACGATCCCATTTTTAGACCTAAAGGGTTTGATAAGAGTTTTGCACAAATGGACATGGATCAAAAATCTGAGATTAGCCATCGCGGTATGGCCCTTAAAAAGCTTATTAACTATTTAAATGGCATCAAAATTGACTAA
- a CDS encoding carboxypeptidase-like regulatory domain-containing protein translates to MKSIRLVVTFLILGAYLGFAQGENNNAQNTSQKATIVNGKVLNAKDNSILQDVNIVNLNKVIGTITKPDGTFEIRAAVNDTLYFSYIGFQTINVRVTEDWIKYGDVTISMTEKGIALEDVVVTDNGLTGYLEIDAKRAPIYATRRFSISGLPEAYEGGNKAPGAVEKTLNSIFNPVDFLFNTFGKEGKSLSKVRRIKEQDEIRNLLQSKYDRETLVNLLQMDKISIDAILRNCQYSKEFITGANDLQILDAISECYEEYKVLKQN, encoded by the coding sequence ATGAAATCAATTAGACTAGTTGTTACTTTTTTAATCTTGGGTGCCTATTTAGGTTTCGCTCAAGGCGAAAACAACAACGCTCAAAACACCTCGCAAAAAGCAACCATAGTCAATGGTAAAGTCCTCAATGCAAAGGACAACTCCATATTACAGGATGTGAATATTGTGAACCTCAACAAGGTCATAGGAACCATCACCAAACCTGACGGAACTTTTGAAATACGTGCCGCAGTAAATGACACGTTGTACTTTTCATATATTGGATTTCAAACCATCAACGTTAGAGTAACCGAAGACTGGATCAAATATGGCGATGTGACCATATCCATGACTGAAAAAGGAATCGCCCTGGAAGATGTTGTGGTGACTGATAATGGTCTTACTGGCTATCTTGAAATTGATGCCAAGCGTGCTCCTATTTACGCCACACGCAGATTCAGCATTAGTGGTTTACCAGAAGCCTATGAAGGCGGTAACAAAGCACCTGGTGCCGTAGAAAAAACATTGAACTCCATTTTCAACCCTGTAGACTTTCTGTTTAATACCTTCGGTAAAGAAGGGAAATCCTTGAGCAAAGTTCGTAGGATTAAAGAGCAGGACGAGATACGGAATTTACTGCAGTCGAAATATGATAGGGAAACACTTGTGAACCTATTGCAAATGGACAAAATAAGTATTGACGCCATATTGAGAAACTGTCAATACTCAAAAGAATTTATAACCGGAGCAAACGACCTTCAAATCCTAGACGCCATTAGCGAGTGTTATGAGGAATACAAGGTGCTCAAGCAAAATTGA
- a CDS encoding M28 family metallopeptidase, with the protein MIRNTILIASLAITALTSCTSTKTSSTESTAMTPVDNEPRMMEDDKNPLVVKYMNTITAAELKEQLYEYASDDMEGRMTGTPGQRKAVEYLKGKYQVMNVPGGAQNGEYFQSIPQEFFGKREITSENVLAFIEGSEKPEEVLVISAHLDHIGTRNGEVFNGADDDGSGTIALVEIAEAFQQAKEEGNGPKRSILFLHVTAEEIGLQGSKYYSENPVYPLANTIADLNVDMIGRIDPEREAKTNYVYLIGSDMLSQDLHDISEKANKTYVNMDLDYTYNGKDDPNRFYYRSDHYNFAKNNVPVIFYFNGTHEDYHKASDTPDKIEYDLYAQRAQLIFATAWELANADQRPMLK; encoded by the coding sequence ATGATACGTAACACTATTCTTATCGCATCGCTTGCGATTACTGCGCTTACCAGCTGCACCTCAACAAAAACCTCTAGTACAGAATCTACGGCGATGACTCCTGTAGATAATGAACCTAGAATGATGGAAGATGATAAAAACCCATTAGTGGTAAAATACATGAACACCATCACCGCAGCCGAACTTAAGGAGCAATTGTATGAGTATGCCAGCGATGATATGGAAGGTCGTATGACCGGAACTCCTGGACAAAGAAAAGCCGTTGAATATCTCAAAGGAAAGTATCAAGTAATGAACGTTCCTGGTGGTGCCCAAAACGGTGAGTATTTCCAGAGCATTCCTCAAGAGTTTTTTGGAAAGAGAGAAATCACTTCAGAAAATGTTTTGGCATTTATTGAAGGCTCAGAAAAGCCAGAAGAAGTATTAGTCATTTCGGCGCACCTGGACCATATTGGTACTCGTAATGGCGAAGTGTTTAATGGAGCAGATGATGATGGTAGTGGTACCATCGCGCTTGTAGAGATCGCAGAGGCTTTTCAACAAGCTAAGGAAGAAGGAAACGGCCCTAAACGCTCTATCCTATTCCTTCACGTCACGGCAGAGGAAATAGGACTTCAAGGTAGCAAGTACTATTCAGAAAATCCAGTATATCCATTAGCAAACACTATTGCAGACCTAAATGTGGACATGATAGGCCGTATCGATCCAGAAAGAGAAGCTAAAACAAACTATGTATACCTAATAGGTAGTGACATGTTGAGCCAAGACCTACACGATATAAGTGAGAAGGCGAACAAGACATATGTGAATATGGATCTAGACTATACCTACAACGGTAAAGATGATCCCAACCGTTTCTATTACAGATCTGACCACTACAATTTTGCTAAAAACAATGTACCGGTCATTTTCTACTTTAACGGTACGCACGAGGATTACCATAAGGCGAGCGACACACCAGACAAGATTGAATACGATTTGTACGCACAGCGCGCACAATTGATATTTGCAACCGCATGGGAATTGGCAAATGCAGACCAACGTCCAATGCTTAAATAA